The window TATGTTATAATTACTGCATTTTTCAATTTTTTTCCTCCAAATTCTTTAACAAATTACTATTTAAACATGTTAAAAATTATACCATAGTAGTACAACTTTTATCAATAATTCTTTACTTTAACATTATTTAAATATATCCTTTGCCTCCAAGTACCATAATAATAGATCTATATTCTCCATAGGAATATTAATCTCCTTACAGTAAACTTTTAATTTCTCTTCAATATCTTTATATAATTTTGGGGTAACTGTTTTAGGAATCTCTTTTATTACATCTAAAGCTAGTAAATTTTTCAAAATATGTCTATCTAAAATTGCTAATTCCTGACCAAAACCTACATTTCTTAAAAAATGACTTGCCTCTTTATAAGACATTCCTCTTATATTTTTTACAATCCATTCTCTCATTTCAAAAGGTGAGCTAAAAGTTGAGAAAAAATCTTTTGTAATAAATTTTCCCTTTTCATTTGTCATCTGCTTTCTTAATATATATAAATTTTTAGCTTTAGTTTTATTAAACCTAACAATATTTAAGTAAGGAACAATCTCCTCTTCACTTCCTGTAAACAATATATTCGAATCTCTTAATTCACTAATTGCTTTCCAAGCATTTCTCGCTTTAGATTGTGGAGTTAAAATACAGAAAGCCAATTCACAAAAAATATCTTTATTGTCTCCCTCTATCCATATTTTTCTAAACTCTTCTAGTCTTTCTTCTATCTTACTTTTTATATTTTCATATATTTTTTCCACTTCATAAAAATAGGTATTCTTCATAAAATATACCTCCTAAAATTATTTATATTTTAATTTTATCATACTTTTCAAACTCTTTACATCTGTTTTTAATAAAAATAGGATAAAGTCATTTTTAACTTTATCCCATTATTAATTATAAATTTATAAAATATCCATACTCTTTGAAAAGTCCTGAAACTTTATCTAAATTTTCTTTTTTTACCATTATATGAAGATCTTCACCTTTTAAAATTAATGATCTAAATCTTTTATCTTTTGTTATTGCAGCTAATAACTCTTTATCATTTTTTAACTTTAAAACTTTATAGTCTGGAACATGAGTTATTAACTCTGTTTTTTCTATAACTTCTCCAAAAAATCTATTCCAATTCATCGGTAAATCATTTGTTATTTTTTCTTTAAACTCTTGAATTTTTCCATGAACTTCATTTAAATTATCCAATCCTTTTGTTAATGTTTCTTCTGATATCTTGAATTTATTAGGAGCTATTTTATTCCCTAATTTTTCTAAAGTCATAACTCTAAGTGGACTTTCACCAATTACTGTTACAATTAGTCTATCTTCATCTAAGACTATTTTCCCTTCATCTTCTAAAACCTTAAAATCATATGTTAAAATTCTGTCAAAAATATATCTTCCTAATTCAGTAAATTTAACATACTTTATTCCATCATACTTACTTAAATATCCATTCTTTAAATAAAGAGAATTGGCCGAAGAAGGCTTTTCATAACAAATTTCTAAAACTCCTAAAGAAGCTAAAATAAAAAATACTGACTTTATAAACGGCTCAACAACATATGCTAAATATTTATCATATCCTACAATTTTTGTTCTTTCATAATTAGCTTCATTTATATAAAGAGTAGCAAAAGCTGATTCTACATCTATTATTTCAATAAATTCATCTCTATAAAGTATGCTTTTGATTATATTATCGATAGATACATATCCATCATCTGGAAATTCTGATAATATCATCTTTATTGTTGCTAGTCCTCTTTTTATTTCATCATTTGATTTCCCTACATTTTTTATACCTTTTAAATAATTTAAATATAAACTTATATAAGTATTATCTTCACTTTTTATTATAGTTCCATCTAAAAATCCATTTACAATAGCTTTTAAATTACTTGATCTAATAAACTCATCAGTTAAGTACTCTTCTTTAAAAAGAAATAAAAATAATCCCATTGTTTCTGTTTTTAAAAATTCTAAATCTTTTATTCCCTCATAATATTCATGTATATTACAATATTTTTTCATATTATTTTTCGATTCTTTTAAAAGTTTTCCACTACTTGAAAGTTGCATCTTTCCATCTTTAAAAAACGAATAATATTTTCTAAGATTTTCTTGAATTTTCTCTTCATTATTTTCTTTAAATTCACATTGACAATTCGTAACTTTATAAATATAGTATTCTCTTGGTTTATCCATAAATCTTCTCATCACTCTGACAATATCATTATTTAAAGTTAAATATTCTCCTCTTTTTGTATCTCCATTCTTTGTAAAAAATAAAAAATCATCTTTTAATTCAGACTTTATATTATAGCCCTCTTCATCTTTTAAATATATATCCCTATCTTTTATTTTAAATTTTCCCTTCCAAGCTATACTTTCAAATATTTCTTGAACTTCTTTAGGAAGCGATGAAAAAATTCCTCTAAATACCTCTTCTTTTGAATACATCTGCTCCATTAACTCCAGAAAAGTTTGCTTATTAGTAGATTCAGATATCAAAGAAATTTCAAACAATCCCAAATTACTACCAATATAACCTTCTGCTATCCAATCTAAAAAATATCTCTTAAATATTTTAAAAAGTATCTCTTTAGAATAACTTTCATTTAAAGCTTTTCTAAATCTATCTTTACTTATTCCCATACCATCTCCTATTCTCCAAGAATAAACTCTATATCTTTTTCAGTTAGAGTTTTTAAAGTCGCCCCTTCATCAGAAATTAGATTATCTAATAGCTGACTTTTACTCTCTTGTAACTTCAATATTTTTTCTTCAATTGTATCTTTTAATATTAGTTTATAAGAAAATACAGTTCTATCTTGTCCCAATCTATAAGCTCTATCTACCGCCTGATTTTCAACTGTTTTATTCCACCAAGGGTCATAAATAAATATAGTATCTGCTGCTGTTAAATTAAGCCCTACTCCTCCAGTCTTTAATGTCATTACAAAGACTTTATATTTTTTATCTTTTTGGAATAAGTTTACTAAACCTTGTCTATCTTTAGTTGCTCCTGTCATCTCTAAATATTTTATTCCTCTTTTTCTTAAATCAGAGGTTATACTTTCTATACTTTTTATATAGTTTGTAAAGATAAGCACTTTATGTCCATTTTCAACTGCGTCTTGAACATTATTTATAAGAACCTCTCTTTTACTAGAAAGAATATTCGGATTTTTCATTTCTGGGCAACTTGTTAATTGCCTTAACTCATTTAAGGCTTGAAGTATATAAAATTGAGTTTTTCCTAATCCCTGAGTTTTTATTTGACTATTTATCATCCCGTAATAATATGCTCTTCTTTCTTCATATAATCTTTTTTGCTCGGGATTCATACCTATGAATAAAGTTTTCTCTATCTTATCAGGAAGATCTTTTAAAACTTCTTTCTTTACCCTTCTCAATATAAATGGATAAATTTTCTTTTTCAATTCCTCTATTGCTTCTTTGTCATTTTCCTTTTGAATTGGATTAGCATAGTGATAATTAAACTCATCTAAAGTTCCAAACATTGATGGATTTAAAAATCTAAATAGTGAATATAGCTCTCCTAAATTGTTTTCAATTGGAGTACCACTTAAAGCTAATCTGTATTTAGAGTCTAATAACATTACTGCCTTAGTTGTTTGAGCATTCACATTTTTTATATTTTGAGATTCATCTAAAACAATTAGATCAAACTTCATATCTTTTAAAAACTCTATATCATTTCTTACAGTTCCATACGTTGTTATTATTACCTCTACATCATTAAATATCCCTTTATCTCTAAAATTTCCATAATATATTCCACATTTTAGACTAGGGCTAAACTTTCTAATTTCACTTTCCCAGTTGTAAATTAAACTTTTAGGCATTATTATAAGAGTTTTTCTTTTTGGAACTAAATGCAAACTTGTAATTAAAGTTATAGCTTGAA of the Cetobacterium sp. NK01 genome contains:
- a CDS encoding N-glycosylase/DNA lyase translates to MKNTYFYEVEKIYENIKSKIEERLEEFRKIWIEGDNKDIFCELAFCILTPQSKARNAWKAISELRDSNILFTGSEEEIVPYLNIVRFNKTKAKNLYILRKQMTNEKGKFITKDFFSTFSSPFEMREWIVKNIRGMSYKEASHFLRNVGFGQELAILDRHILKNLLALDVIKEIPKTVTPKLYKDIEEKLKVYCKEINIPMENIDLLLWYLEAKDIFK